In Serinus canaria isolate serCan28SL12 chromosome 5, serCan2020, whole genome shotgun sequence, the following proteins share a genomic window:
- the TNNI2 gene encoding troponin I, fast skeletal muscle, producing MLQLAVTEIEKEAAAKEVEKQNYLAEHCPPLSLPGSMQELQELCKKLHAKIESVDEERYDTEVKLQKTTKELEDLSQKLFDLRGKFKRPPLRRVRMSADAMLRALLGSKHKVCMDLRANLKQVKKEDTEKEKDLRDVGDWRKNIEEKSGMEGRKKMFEAGES from the exons ATGCTCCAGCTTGCTGTCactgaaatagaaaaggaaGCAGCTGCTAAAGAAGTGGAGAAGCAAAACTACCTGGCAGAACATTGCCCTCCTCTGTCGCTCCCAGGATCCATGCAGGAACTTCAG gagctgtgcaaaAAGCTTCATGCCAAGATAGAGTCAGTGGATGAGGAGAGGTATGACACAGAGGTGAAGCTACAGAAGACTACAAAGGAG CTGGAAGACTTGAGCCAGAAACTCTTTGACCTGCGTGGCAAGTTCAAGCGGCCGCCGCTGCGCAGGGTGCGCATGTCGGCTGACGCCATGCTGcgggccctgctgggctccaagCACAAGGTCTGCATGGACCTCCGAGCCAACCTGAAGCAAGTGAAGAAGGAGGACACTGAGAAG GAGAAGGATCTGCGTGATGTCGGTGACTGGAGGAAGAACATTGAGGAGAAGTCCGGCATGGAGGGCAGAAAGAAGATGTTTGAGGCTGGCGAGTCCTAA